One genomic window of Desmospora activa DSM 45169 includes the following:
- a CDS encoding tetratricopeptide repeat protein, translating to MNPAERIPLFDEWGHLIWTDRDEFRDHVIPQNMEADWDHAENLFAFVVQLYKDGFMEEAGSGADRLLELSEHAEEALLLKALILIRQEKTVEAATLLQECIQRYPERGVAYTYLARIQLAHSEKEKAIASLCEGLNREPNQESALRSLIRWLDDREKLKDLLRGWSQMEGAWWPCLELGKILLAESHVSEAMDQFKKAFAFVQTYRNDEGLPSWEEEVAAMTISACLRKFNRHEELIGFCEQYWSPAYFTPFHGMDYAQVLLETGQKEQAFSVLHQMLEYVDEQYFKMVQLKIDQFKQQTAHS from the coding sequence ATGAATCCAGCAGAACGAATCCCCCTTTTCGATGAATGGGGTCATCTGATTTGGACGGATCGCGATGAATTCCGCGATCATGTGATTCCGCAAAATATGGAGGCGGACTGGGATCATGCTGAAAACTTATTTGCTTTTGTCGTTCAATTATACAAGGACGGCTTTATGGAGGAAGCGGGCAGCGGTGCCGACCGCTTGCTGGAACTGAGTGAACATGCGGAAGAAGCGCTGTTGTTAAAAGCGTTGATCCTGATCAGACAGGAGAAGACGGTTGAGGCGGCAACCTTGCTACAGGAGTGTATCCAACGTTATCCGGAGCGAGGGGTTGCCTATACATATCTAGCCCGTATACAGTTGGCTCACTCCGAAAAAGAAAAAGCAATCGCTTCATTATGTGAAGGGCTAAACCGGGAACCGAACCAGGAGTCCGCCCTGCGCTCCTTGATTCGATGGTTGGATGATCGTGAGAAGCTAAAGGATTTACTCCGGGGATGGAGCCAAATGGAGGGTGCTTGGTGGCCTTGTTTGGAGTTGGGAAAAATACTGCTGGCGGAGAGTCACGTCTCGGAGGCGATGGACCAATTTAAGAAAGCGTTTGCTTTTGTTCAGACCTACCGCAACGATGAAGGACTTCCATCATGGGAGGAAGAAGTAGCAGCGATGACCATATCCGCTTGTCTGCGCAAGTTTAACCGGCATGAGGAGCTGATTGGTTTTTGTGAGCAGTACTGGTCTCCAGCCTATTTTACTCCCTTCCATGGGATGGATTATGCCCAAGTTTTGCTGGAAACCGGTCAAAAGGAACAGGCTTTTTCCGTTTTACATCAAATGCTGGAATATGTGGACGAACAGTATTTTAAAATGGTGCAGTTAAAAATCGATCAGTTTAAACAACAGACGGCTCATTCATAA